A stretch of DNA from Basfia succiniciproducens:
TGATTGAAAAACTGATTCGACTACCTAATTTACGGGAACAGATCAAAGTGCGGTCAAAAAAATTAAATTTTTTAACCGCACTTTTGTTTTACCCGCTTTCAAGCCGGTTAGCGCTTGTAAGCGTTCACAATAGCCAGAAATTCCGCCTCGCTCATCACCGCCACGCCCAATTCCTGCGCTTTGGTTAATTTGGAACCGGCATTGTCGCCGGCAATCACAAAATGAGTTTTGGCGGAAACGCTGCCCGCCGCTTTTGCGCCGAGCTGCTGCAGCAAATCTTTTGCCTCGTTTCGCCCCATTTGCGTTAATGTGCCGGTAAGCACAACGGTTTTGCCTTTGAAAGGATTCTCGCCCGCTTCTTTTGTTTCAACGGTTTCCCAATGAATTCCTTGAGCAATCAGATCATTTACCGCATCAATATTATGCTGCTCGCGCCAAAATACATAAATACGGTTTGCCACCACTTCGCCCACATCCGCCACTTCCTGCAATTGCTCCGGGCTTGCCGCCTGTAAGGCGTCTAAATTCTTAAAGTGATTCGCCAGATTCAGCGCCGTCGCCTCGCCCACTTCACGAATACCTAAGGCAAAAATAAAGCGAGCAAGCGTGGTGTTTTTCGCTTTTTCCAAACTGTCCAACGCATTTTGAGCGGATTTTTCCCCCATACGCTCCAAACGCATAAGTGTAATTAAATCCAATTTAAACAGATCCGCCGGCGTGCGGATAAGTTCTTTATCCACCAACTGCTCAATCAGTTTTGCCCCGACACCGTCAATATCCATTGCCCGACGGGAGACAAAATGTTTAAGCGCTTCTTTGCGCTGGGCGTCACAGAATAAGCCGCCGGTACAGCGTGCCACCGCTTCGCCTTCAATACGCACGATTTTAGAACCGCAAACCGGGCATTGAGTCGGAAAAACAATAGCCTGCGCATTAGCCGGACGGCGTTCGTGAAGCACGCCGATAATTTGCGGAATCACATCCCCCGCCCGACGAATAACCACCGTATCGCCAATGGCTATATCAAGGCGCGCAATTTCATCGCCGTTATGTAAAGTTGCGTTACTCACGGTAACGCCCGCCACAAACACCGGCTCAAGTTTTGCCACCGGCGTAATTGCGCCGGTTCTGCCCACTTGGAATTCAACATCATTTAACCGGGTTAATTCCTCTTGCGCCGGAAATTTATAGGCAATCGCCCAACGCGGCGCTTTAGAAATAAAACCTAATTCCCGCTGCAAGCCAATATCGTTGATTTTTAACACCGTACCGTCGATATCGTAACCCAAGGTCGGACGCTTTTGCTGCATACTGCGGTAAAATTCCAGCACTTTTTCGCTTCCGTCACATAGCTGAACTTCAGAATTTACCGGAATACCCACGGATTTCAGCCATTGCAGCCGTTCATAATGAGTAGCGGGCAATTCCACGCCTTCGGCAATGCCAACACTGTAAGCATTAAACACCAAAGGACGCCGGCTGGTAATTTTCGGGTCTAACTGGCGCAGTGAACCCGCCGCCGCATTACGCGGATTGGCAAAAGTTTTCTCACCATGTTCAAGGGCACGCTCATTCAGGCGGTTAAAACCTTCGTGCGGCATAAAAACTTCACCGCGCACTTCCAGCCGGGCCGGCGGATTGTCCGTTAATAATTGCAAGGGAATATTGCGGATAGTGCGAATATTTAAGGTAATGTCTTCGCCCGTTGTGCCGTCGCCGCGGGTCGCCGCTTGAGTTAATACGCCGTTCACATAAAAAATACTCACCGCCAGCCCGTCTAATTTAGGTTCGCAACAAAATGTCAGCGATTGCGGCAACACAATCAATCGATCCTGAATACGCTTTACAAAGGCATTAAATTCTTCATCTGAGAAAGCGTTATCCAGCGATAACATGGGAAGTTCATGGGTGATTTGAGCAAATCCGGCAAGCGGCTTGGCGCCGACCCGTTGAGTCGGCGAATCCGCCGTAATTAACTCCGGGTGCTGTTGCTCCAGCGCTTTTAGTTGATGAAATAAACGGTCGTATTCCGCATCGGGGATTTTCGGATCGTCTAATACGTGATATTGATATTCGTGATAACGCAGCGTATCCCTTAATTGTTTAATTTGTTGATTAATATCCATTATAGTCAAGTCCTGAGAAAGCAAACCGCACTTTTAACAAACGCAAAAGTGCGGTCTTTTTTTCGAAAATTTTAAATCCGTTTATTTTATTTTGGCTAAATATTCTTCTTCCGCCGCATCGGTAAACAGCTCTTGCTGTTCCGTTAATACAAAACCGCCAAGTTGCTGCGCCAAAGTTTTGGCAGAACGAATCATAATTTTTAAATTGGTACGATCATTGCCGGGAGAAGGAAGACGCATAAAAATCGCCACGCCGTCGGTAAAAAACTCATGCAGCGTATAAGGATTAAATGTTCCCGGTTGAGTAATATTGGCGGCACTGAATAACACCGGACTTGCTACGGTTAAATCCAAATGGCGATGATAAAGATTATCTTCACCTAAAGAGAAACCTAAATCTTCCAAAGCCTGAACTAAAACCGTCCCTTGGAACTGACGGTTTTCCGCCGCCGCCACATATAACATCACAAAAGAAACGTCTTCATCTTCGTTATTATCTGACTCTTTTTCCTGTTGTGCCGGTTGGTCGAATTCAATAGGTTGTTGTAACGGCGCCCGTGAAAGCGGCGATTGGGTAAAAATCTGATTGCCTTCCTGTGACGCTTCCTGCAATTGAGTACGTAAATATTCGGAAGAAGAATTAACCCCTTCGTTCGGATCTACTGTCGCCTCGATATCCGCAATAGTTTGCCGGGCAAGATTTTGTTGCACAGGTTGCTGATAATAAGGTTCGTTCGGCTGTTGATAATATTGAGGTTCGGTATTACGGCGGGACGGTCGCATTTCATAAATAGGAGCGGATTCCGCCGGTGCCGGTTCGACATTCGGTAAGGTAATTTTAATTTGATCGACCGATTGGGGCTCGGCTCTAACCGGCGTTTCCTGAGTTATAGGTTCAGGTTCTGTATTTAAAGGCTGTTGAACCGGCGGTTCCTGATGAATTACCGCTTGTTTCGGTTGAGTAAACGCCGGTGCCACATTTCTTGCCTGCTTATAAGATTCCGGAGTTGAAATAGGCTCGTCCTGTCGATTTGCGCGACCGAATGTATTTGCATTTTCAAAATATTGTGATTTTTCACGACGATTCGACCATAACCCATGAGCGACCAGCGCCACAAGTGCAAGAATACCTAAAATAATTAAAATCGTATTTAAATCCATCGTTCGGCTATCCTATTTCCTGTTTTTACAACTATATTCACATTCTAATCATGTGATCTAAAATGTCCCTAGCTTACCATATTTTATTGATTTAATGGTATGTTTATCTTGAAATTCGCCGGCGAATTCAATGTTTAATAACTCATATTACCAGTAAATTCCGCGAATATTCGTCGTAAGATAAAATCTTTGCTTTTTCCGACCGCACTTTGTATGCTAGCCCTCATTCGTTTTTTAATCTATATTTTTTTAGGGAGTTTTATGAAAAAAGAAAAGGAAATAAAATCCGGGTTTCATTATTTTGTCATGGGCTGGCATTTAATCGGCCAACAAGGCTTGAGACGTTTTGTGGTTATGCCGGTTTTGCTCAATATTGTACTGCTCAGCGGGCTCTTCTGGCTTTTTGTCAGTAAAATCAGCGATATGATCGAAGGGGTGATAAGCTTTATTCCCGATTGGCTAAGTTGGTTAAGCGGTATTTTACTCGCTTTGTCTATCTTAATGATTTTACTTGTTTTTTATTTTATTTTTAATACGTTATCGGGCTTTATCGCCGCTCCTTTTAACGGCTTGCTGGCGGAAAAAGCGGAAGCCATGCTTACCGGCGAGTCCGGCGAAAATATGACGACCATGGAATTTATTAAAGACACGCCGAGAATGCTGGCACGCGAATGGCAAAAACTGCTTTACAGTTTACCGAAATATATCGGTTTATTCCTTTTAAGCTTTATCCCGCTTATCGGGCAAAGCCTGATTCCGGTGCTGACCTTTTTATTCACCGCTTGGATGATGGCAATTCAATATTGCGATTATCCTTTTGATAATCATAAAATTTCTTTCCCGACAATGAAATTCAAACTCAATGAAAACCGTATTCAAAATGTGACTTTCGGTACGTTTGTCACCCTTTGTACATTTGTGCCTTTTATTAATTTTGTGATTATTCCGGTAGCGGTTTGCGGTGCGACGGCAATGTGGGTGGACACTTATCGGAAACAGCTTTATCTTGATAAAAATCCGCAAAAATCTACCGCAGTTTCAACCGCCTCGACGGAAAAACCGGGTAGCGATATAGCGCGCCGCTCAAACAATATTCGAAACAGATAATTAAATAAATCAAAAGGTTATCAAGTTTTTCCGTTTTTATTTATTAAGGTCGGTAGTATACCGACCTTTTTATATAAACGTTGGTTATAAAATAGATCAAATAACTATTTTTTTAATATAAAGGCTAGTGCTATAAATATTGCAACTAAAGCATAGTTCTGAGGAGAACATTTTATGACAATTTTTGCAGATAACTCATATTCAATCGGTAATACTCCGTTAGTTCGTTTACATAACTTCGGTCACAACGGAAACCTTGTTGTTAAAATTGAAAGCCGTAACCCAAGTTTCAGTGTGAAATGCCGTATCGGTGCAAACATGGTATGGCAAGCGGAAAAAGACGGCGTTTTAACTAAAGACAAAGAAATTGTTGACGCTACAAGCGGTAACACAGGTATTGCTCTTGCTTATGTAGCTGCCGCCCGCGGTTATAAAATTACTCTGACTATGCCGGAAACAATGAGCCTTGAGCGTAAACGTTTATTACGCGGTCTAGGTGTAAACCTGGTGTTAACGGAAGGCGCAAAAGGTATGAAAGGCGCTATTGCTAAAGCGGAAGAGATCGTCGCATCGGATCCGAACCGTTATATCATGCTAAAACAATTTGAAAACCC
This window harbors:
- the zipA gene encoding cell division protein ZipA, producing MDLNTILIILGILALVALVAHGLWSNRREKSQYFENANTFGRANRQDEPISTPESYKQARNVAPAFTQPKQAVIHQEPPVQQPLNTEPEPITQETPVRAEPQSVDQIKITLPNVEPAPAESAPIYEMRPSRRNTEPQYYQQPNEPYYQQPVQQNLARQTIADIEATVDPNEGVNSSSEYLRTQLQEASQEGNQIFTQSPLSRAPLQQPIEFDQPAQQEKESDNNEDEDVSFVMLYVAAAENRQFQGTVLVQALEDLGFSLGEDNLYHRHLDLTVASPVLFSAANITQPGTFNPYTLHEFFTDGVAIFMRLPSPGNDRTNLKIMIRSAKTLAQQLGGFVLTEQQELFTDAAEEEYLAKIK
- the cysZ gene encoding sulfate transporter CysZ, coding for MKKEKEIKSGFHYFVMGWHLIGQQGLRRFVVMPVLLNIVLLSGLFWLFVSKISDMIEGVISFIPDWLSWLSGILLALSILMILLVFYFIFNTLSGFIAAPFNGLLAEKAEAMLTGESGENMTTMEFIKDTPRMLAREWQKLLYSLPKYIGLFLLSFIPLIGQSLIPVLTFLFTAWMMAIQYCDYPFDNHKISFPTMKFKLNENRIQNVTFGTFVTLCTFVPFINFVIIPVAVCGATAMWVDTYRKQLYLDKNPQKSTAVSTASTEKPGSDIARRSNNIRNR
- the ligA gene encoding NAD-dependent DNA ligase LigA, whose protein sequence is MDINQQIKQLRDTLRYHEYQYHVLDDPKIPDAEYDRLFHQLKALEQQHPELITADSPTQRVGAKPLAGFAQITHELPMLSLDNAFSDEEFNAFVKRIQDRLIVLPQSLTFCCEPKLDGLAVSIFYVNGVLTQAATRGDGTTGEDITLNIRTIRNIPLQLLTDNPPARLEVRGEVFMPHEGFNRLNERALEHGEKTFANPRNAAAGSLRQLDPKITSRRPLVFNAYSVGIAEGVELPATHYERLQWLKSVGIPVNSEVQLCDGSEKVLEFYRSMQQKRPTLGYDIDGTVLKINDIGLQRELGFISKAPRWAIAYKFPAQEELTRLNDVEFQVGRTGAITPVAKLEPVFVAGVTVSNATLHNGDEIARLDIAIGDTVVIRRAGDVIPQIIGVLHERRPANAQAIVFPTQCPVCGSKIVRIEGEAVARCTGGLFCDAQRKEALKHFVSRRAMDIDGVGAKLIEQLVDKELIRTPADLFKLDLITLMRLERMGEKSAQNALDSLEKAKNTTLARFIFALGIREVGEATALNLANHFKNLDALQAASPEQLQEVADVGEVVANRIYVFWREQHNIDAVNDLIAQGIHWETVETKEAGENPFKGKTVVLTGTLTQMGRNEAKDLLQQLGAKAAGSVSAKTHFVIAGDNAGSKLTKAQELGVAVMSEAEFLAIVNAYKR